The following are from one region of the Pseudomonas putida genome:
- a CDS encoding pilus assembly protein PilP, whose product MLGWLAVAERSSRFRQLAPVLVAVALFGLGCAIRLPVVLQQQALEKTRHTQLNEQQAASALQQAEREQLQASVAMAEQRLQEAHWHLAAGEGMSELLERLAASAHAHGLLIERFDVHEGEQQAGLRKVPLELQVVGRYVALRQWLGDWLGQARVLRSGDLQLAAAVGQPGLLRLRLQVDAYEALAPTPTAAVLAQTPARGVTAAPTVDPFDPGATRLMGARLASVPLAQLEMVGSLSRGAVHEALLLAAGRLYRVRPGDRVGRDLGVVARVDQRQVEVRERLFMAGEWHERTAFITLAKRLGKEAPDHDENIEKMGTGSVAADPAGAGDALSG is encoded by the coding sequence GTGCTCGGCTGGCTGGCTGTGGCCGAGCGCTCCTCACGCTTCAGGCAACTGGCGCCGGTGCTGGTGGCAGTGGCGTTGTTCGGCTTGGGCTGCGCGATACGTCTGCCGGTGGTTTTGCAGCAGCAGGCGCTCGAGAAGACCCGGCACACCCAGCTGAACGAACAGCAGGCAGCCAGCGCGTTGCAGCAGGCCGAACGTGAGCAGCTCCAGGCGTCCGTGGCCATGGCCGAGCAACGCTTGCAGGAGGCGCACTGGCACCTGGCGGCCGGGGAGGGCATGAGCGAGCTACTTGAGCGCCTGGCGGCTTCGGCGCATGCGCATGGTTTGCTCATCGAGCGGTTCGATGTGCATGAAGGCGAACAGCAGGCCGGTTTGCGCAAGGTGCCGCTGGAGCTGCAGGTGGTGGGGCGTTACGTGGCCCTGCGCCAGTGGCTGGGCGACTGGTTGGGCCAGGCGCGGGTGCTGCGCAGCGGTGACCTGCAGCTGGCGGCAGCCGTTGGTCAGCCTGGCCTGTTGCGCCTGCGGTTGCAGGTTGATGCCTATGAGGCGCTGGCGCCCACACCGACGGCTGCTGTGCTTGCGCAAACGCCGGCCAGGGGCGTGACGGCAGCGCCCACTGTCGACCCGTTCGACCCTGGGGCGACGCGATTGATGGGGGCCCGGCTGGCCAGTGTGCCGTTGGCACAACTGGAGATGGTCGGCAGCCTGTCGCGTGGGGCGGTGCACGAAGCACTGCTGTTGGCGGCTGGCAGGCTCTATCGCGTACGTCCTGGGGACCGGGTCGGGCGTGATCTGGGGGTGGTGGCAAGGGTTGATCAACGCCAGGTCGAAGTACGCGAGCGGCTGTTCATGGCTGGGGAGTGGCACGAGCGCACGGCGTTCATCACCCTCGCAAAGCGCCTGGGCAAGGAGGCCCCGGACCACGATGAAAACATTGAAAAAATGGGCACTGGCAGCGTTGCTGCCGATCCCGCTGGCGCTGGCGATGCCTTGTCAGGGTGA
- a CDS encoding PilN domain-containing protein, with product MMRLNLLPWRERQRQAALRCFRRQLVAGVLLALCAVTLVDQLARQRGQQQALANAQRQAALAVFGEQLQPLAEVRAQHEALLARTAALEGLRAHQDVLTGVFADLERALPVGVQLLDLRLENGRLQMTGLATSGAVVAQFMRDLGRSNALLDLQLKRIRSLPGGDEFLLDARVSAFWS from the coding sequence ATGATGCGGCTGAACCTTCTGCCCTGGCGCGAACGGCAGCGCCAGGCGGCGTTGCGGTGTTTTCGCAGGCAACTGGTCGCTGGTGTGCTGCTGGCCTTGTGTGCCGTGACGCTGGTCGACCAGTTGGCTCGCCAGCGCGGGCAGCAGCAGGCGCTGGCCAATGCCCAGCGCCAGGCAGCCCTTGCAGTGTTTGGCGAGCAATTGCAGCCGCTGGCCGAGGTGCGTGCACAGCACGAGGCACTGCTGGCCCGCACGGCGGCGCTGGAAGGCCTGCGCGCCCATCAGGATGTGCTGACCGGGGTGTTCGCCGACCTCGAGAGGGCGTTGCCAGTGGGGGTACAGCTACTCGACCTCCGTCTGGAAAATGGCCGGCTGCAAATGACCGGGCTGGCCACGTCCGGTGCCGTGGTCGCGCAGTTCATGCGTGACCTGGGTCGCTCGAATGCGTTGCTCGATCTGCAGCTCAAGCGTATCAGGAGCCTGCCGGGCGGCGACGAATTCCTGCTGGACGCGCGCGTTTCGGCGTTCTGGTCGTGA
- a CDS encoding SPOR domain-containing protein, translating into MTSLHADEAFLDHYQLSHDPFAPRVPGFKFFPAQRKPVLGQLHHLARYSQLMLVVSGPLGSGKTLLRQALVASTNKQAVQSVVVSARGASDAASVLSQVAQNLDVAQAEVQAILAKVVQLALTGQEVYLLVDDAEQLDESALQALLELAAGLPEGRPHVFLFGEPSLIAGLEEINVEEERFHIIELAPYSEEETREYLEQRLEGAGRGIEVFSREQIVDIHENSDGWPGNINQVARDTLIEAMIASRSTAKRPSMGFKMPKKHVLALSAVVVVAVAAAVLMPKKGDKAPAEVPAAQAQLPLGEGQANGGNPAIEFSGSSQPMPLPLVGQSQPVMREPLAQAAGMGEGEEGSPAGDTALQPGNPPPTVTTIAPPQGVPAGPAPVPAQSVATAPAQPVQPQPVAPAPKPVATQPAKPVAPAKPAPAPTQVAVAKPAAKPADKPAAGGSGNSGWYAGQKPGNYVVQILGTSSEASAQAFVKAQGGDYRYFKKNLQGKPLYVVTYGNFANRDAAVAAIKNLPAKVQAGKPWPRTVASVQQELASAR; encoded by the coding sequence ATGACCAGTTTGCATGCCGATGAGGCCTTTCTCGACCATTACCAGTTGAGCCACGATCCGTTCGCGCCCCGCGTGCCCGGCTTCAAGTTCTTCCCGGCCCAGCGCAAGCCCGTGCTCGGCCAACTGCACCACCTGGCGCGCTACAGCCAGCTGATGCTGGTTGTCAGCGGCCCGCTGGGCAGCGGCAAGACCCTGCTGCGCCAGGCCCTGGTGGCCAGCACCAACAAGCAGGCGGTGCAGAGCGTGGTGGTGTCCGCCCGTGGCGCCAGCGATGCCGCCAGCGTACTGAGCCAGGTCGCGCAGAACCTGGATGTGGCCCAGGCCGAAGTGCAGGCAATCCTGGCCAAGGTGGTGCAACTGGCACTGACCGGCCAGGAAGTGTATTTGCTGGTGGACGATGCGGAACAACTCGACGAGTCGGCACTCCAAGCGTTGCTGGAATTGGCGGCGGGTTTACCGGAAGGTCGCCCGCATGTGTTCCTGTTCGGTGAGCCGTCTCTGATTGCCGGGCTGGAGGAGATCAATGTCGAGGAAGAGCGCTTCCACATCATTGAGCTCGCCCCCTACAGTGAAGAAGAGACCCGCGAGTACCTGGAGCAGCGCCTGGAAGGTGCTGGCCGGGGCATCGAGGTGTTCAGCCGTGAACAGATCGTCGATATCCATGAAAACTCCGACGGCTGGCCTGGCAACATCAACCAGGTCGCCCGTGACACTTTGATCGAAGCCATGATCGCCAGCCGCTCGACGGCCAAGCGACCATCCATGGGGTTCAAGATGCCTAAAAAACATGTGCTCGCGCTGTCCGCTGTGGTTGTGGTCGCGGTTGCGGCCGCGGTGTTGATGCCGAAGAAAGGTGACAAGGCGCCTGCCGAAGTGCCGGCTGCCCAGGCCCAGCTGCCGCTTGGCGAGGGCCAGGCCAATGGTGGCAACCCGGCCATCGAGTTCTCGGGGTCGTCCCAGCCGATGCCGCTACCGCTGGTTGGCCAGTCGCAGCCGGTGATGCGCGAGCCGCTGGCCCAGGCCGCGGGCATGGGCGAGGGTGAAGAGGGCAGCCCGGCCGGTGATACTGCCCTGCAGCCAGGCAACCCACCGCCAACCGTGACCACCATCGCGCCGCCGCAAGGTGTGCCGGCGGGCCCGGCACCGGTACCTGCCCAGTCAGTAGCCACAGCGCCAGCCCAGCCGGTGCAGCCACAGCCGGTAGCGCCTGCGCCAAAACCTGTTGCAACCCAGCCTGCCAAGCCGGTAGCGCCTGCCAAGCCTGCACCTGCACCGACCCAGGTCGCCGTGGCCAAGCCGGCCGCCAAGCCCGCCGACAAGCCAGCAGCTGGTGGCAGCGGCAACAGCGGCTGGTACGCCGGGCAGAAACCTGGCAATTACGTGGTGCAAATCCTGGGTACCAGCTCCGAGGCTTCGGCCCAGGCCTTCGTCAAGGCCCAAGGTGGCGACTATCGCTACTTCAAGAAAAACCTGCAGGGCAAGCCGCTGTACGTAGTCACTTACGGCAACTTCGCCAACCGCGACGCAGCGGTTGCGGCAATCAAGAACTTGCCAGCGAAGGTCCAGGCTGGTAAACCTTGGCCACGTACCGTCGCCAGCGTCCAACAAGAGCTGGCCTCGGCCCGCTGA
- the aroK gene encoding shikimate kinase AroK yields MRNLILVGPMGAGKSTIGRLLAKELRLLFKDSDKEIELRCGANIPWIFDKEGEPGFRDREQAMIAELCALDGVVLATGGGAVMREANRKALHQGGRVIYLHASVEQQVGRTARDRNRPLLRTANPEATLRALLETRDPLYREIADLVVETDERPPRMVVIDILERLQQLPPR; encoded by the coding sequence GTGCGAAATTTGATACTTGTGGGACCCATGGGCGCTGGTAAAAGCACCATCGGACGCCTATTGGCCAAAGAGCTGCGCCTGCTGTTCAAGGATTCCGACAAGGAAATCGAACTGCGATGCGGCGCCAACATCCCGTGGATTTTCGACAAGGAAGGCGAGCCGGGTTTCCGTGACCGCGAACAGGCGATGATCGCCGAGCTGTGCGCACTCGACGGCGTGGTCCTGGCGACCGGCGGTGGTGCGGTGATGCGCGAAGCCAACCGCAAGGCCCTGCACCAGGGTGGCCGGGTTATCTACCTGCATGCTTCGGTGGAACAGCAGGTTGGCCGCACCGCCCGCGATCGCAATCGTCCCTTGCTGCGCACCGCCAATCCCGAGGCGACCTTGCGCGCCCTGCTGGAAACCCGCGACCCGCTCTACCGCGAGATCGCCGACCTGGTGGTGGAAACCGACGAGCGGCCGCCACGCATGGTGGTGATCGATATTCTCGAGCGCTTGCAGCAGTTGCCGCCCCGTTAG
- the aroB gene encoding 3-dehydroquinate synthase, with protein MQTLKVDLGERSYPIYIGEGLLDQPELLAPHIAGRQVAIVSNETVAPLYLERLSKTLGAYSVLPVVLPDGEAHKNWETLQLIFDGLLTARHDRRTTVVALGGGVIGDMAGFAAACYQRGVDFIQVPTTLLSQVDSSVGGKTGINHPLGKNMVGAFYQPNAVLIDTTSLKTLPARELSAGLAEVIKYGLICDKPFLAWLEDNMQALRALDPVALTEAIRRSCAAKAAVVGADERESGVRATLNLGHTFGHAIETHMGYGVWLHGEAVAAGTVMALEMSMRLGWIEQAERDRGIRLLQDAGLPVVPPQEMTPAHFMEHMAVDKKVLDGRLRLVLLRQMGEAVVTDDYPKEILQATLSADYRAIVAQL; from the coding sequence ATGCAGACACTAAAGGTCGACCTGGGCGAGCGTAGCTACCCGATCTACATTGGCGAAGGCCTGCTGGACCAGCCCGAGCTGCTGGCGCCGCACATCGCCGGGCGGCAGGTTGCCATCGTTTCCAACGAGACCGTCGCGCCCCTGTATCTCGAACGCCTGAGCAAGACCCTGGGTGCCTATTCGGTGCTGCCGGTGGTATTGCCAGATGGCGAGGCCCACAAGAACTGGGAAACCCTGCAACTGATCTTCGATGGCCTGCTGACGGCACGGCACGACCGCCGCACCACCGTGGTCGCCCTGGGCGGCGGCGTGATCGGTGACATGGCCGGTTTCGCTGCCGCCTGTTACCAGCGCGGCGTCGACTTTATCCAGGTGCCGACCACCCTGCTGTCTCAGGTCGACTCTTCGGTCGGCGGCAAGACCGGCATCAATCACCCGCTGGGCAAGAACATGGTTGGTGCCTTCTACCAGCCCAATGCGGTGCTGATCGACACCACCAGTCTCAAGACCCTGCCGGCGCGCGAGTTGTCCGCAGGCCTGGCCGAAGTGATCAAGTACGGCCTGATCTGTGACAAGCCGTTTCTCGCCTGGCTCGAGGACAATATGCAGGCGCTGCGTGCCCTCGACCCTGTGGCGCTGACCGAGGCCATCCGCCGCTCTTGCGCGGCCAAGGCCGCGGTGGTGGGTGCCGACGAGCGCGAATCTGGCGTGCGCGCCACATTGAACCTGGGGCATACCTTCGGGCATGCCATCGAGACCCATATGGGCTATGGCGTGTGGCTGCACGGCGAAGCCGTGGCGGCGGGCACGGTAATGGCCCTGGAGATGTCCATGCGCCTTGGCTGGATCGAGCAGGCCGAGCGCGATCGCGGAATCCGCCTGTTGCAGGACGCAGGTTTGCCGGTGGTGCCACCACAGGAAATGACCCCGGCGCATTTCATGGAACACATGGCGGTCGACAAAAAAGTGCTCGACGGCCGTCTGCGTCTGGTGCTGCTGCGCCAGATGGGCGAGGCCGTGGTGACCGACGACTATCCGAAAGAGATTCTACAGGCCACGTTGTCGGCGGATTACCGCGCGATCGTGGCCCAGCTTTGA
- the gltB gene encoding glutamate synthase large subunit, with product MKTGLYHPEEFKDNCGFGLIAHMTGEPSHHLLQTAMQALTCMTHRGGINADGKTGDGCGLLMQKPDQFLRAVAQEHFAVELPRQYAVGMVFFNQDPVKAEAARANMDREILAAGLKLVGWRKVPIDTSVLGRLALERLPQIEQVFIGGEGLSDQEFAIKLFSARRRSSVANAHDADHYICSFSHKTIIYKGLMMPRDLAAFYPDLGDERLQTAICVFHQRFSTNTLPKWPLAQPFRFLAHNGEINTITGNRNWAMARRTKFANDLIPDLEELGPLVNRVGSDSSSMDNMLELMVTGGIDLFRGVRMLVPPAWQNVETMDADLRAFYEYNSMHMEPWDGPAGIVMTEGRHAVCLLDRNGLRPARWVTTKNGYITLASEIGVWDYKPEDVIAKGRVGPGQIFAVDTETGQILDTDAIDNRLKSRHPYKRWLRQHATRIQATLTDDQGVASYDADQLKQYMKMFQVTFEERDQVLRPLGEQGQEAVGSMGDDTPMAVLSQRVRSPYDFFRQQFAQVTNPPIDPLREAIVMSLEICLGAERNIFQESPEHASRVILSSPVISPAKWRSLMNLEREGFDRQLIDLNYEESVGLEAAIRNIADQAEEAVRAGKTQLVLSDRYIAPGKLPVHASLAVGAVHHRLTEQGLRCDSNILVETATARDPHHFAVLLGFGASAVYPYLAYEVLADLIRTGEVLGDLDEVFKYYRKGISKGLLKILSKMGISTIASYRGAQLFEAIGLAEEVVGLSFKGVSSRIKGARFADLESDQKLLAAEAWSARKPIQQGGLLKFVHGGEYHAYNPDVVNTLQAAVQQGDYAKFKEYTTLVDQRPVSMIRDLLKVKVADQPLPLEQIEPLEAILKRFDSAGISLGALSPEAHEALAEAMNRLGARSNSGEGGEDPSRYGTIKSSKIKQVATGRFGVTPEYLVNAEVLQIKVAQGAKPGEGGQLPGGKVNGLIAKLRYAVPGVTLISPPPHHDIYSIEDLAQLIYDLKQVNPQALVSVKLVAEAGVGTIAAGVAKAYADLITISGYDGGTGASPLTSIKYAGAPWELGLAETHQTLRGNDLRGKVRVQTDGGLKTGLDVIKAAILGAESFGFGTAPMIALGCKYLRICHLNNCATGVATQNDKLRKDHYIGTVDMVINFFTFVAEETREWLAKLGVRSLGELIGRTDLLEVLPGDTERQQYLDLSPLLGSSHIPADKPQFCEVDKNPPFDQGELAEKMVEMAMPAIRDQAGGEFNLDICNCDRSIGARVSGEIARLHGNQGMAAAPITFRFKGTAGQSFGVWNAGGLNLHLEGDANDYVGKGMTGGKVTIVPPAGSPFETQHSAIVGNTCLYGATGGKLFAAGTAGERFAVRNSGAHAVVEGTGDHCCEYMTGGFVCVLGKTGYNFGSGMTGGFAYVLDMDNTFVDKLNHELVEIQRISGEAMEAYRSHLARVLAEYVEETGSEWGRELSENLDDYVRRFWLVKPKAANLKQLLSSTRANPQ from the coding sequence ATGAAAACAGGTCTGTACCATCCCGAAGAATTCAAGGACAACTGTGGTTTTGGCCTGATCGCCCATATGACGGGCGAACCGAGCCACCATCTTCTGCAAACCGCCATGCAGGCCCTGACTTGCATGACCCACCGCGGCGGCATCAACGCCGACGGCAAGACCGGTGACGGTTGCGGTCTGCTCATGCAGAAGCCCGATCAGTTCCTGCGTGCCGTGGCCCAGGAGCACTTCGCCGTCGAGCTGCCCAGGCAGTACGCCGTCGGCATGGTGTTCTTCAACCAGGACCCGGTCAAAGCCGAAGCCGCCCGCGCCAACATGGACCGCGAAATCCTCGCTGCCGGCCTGAAACTGGTCGGCTGGCGCAAGGTGCCGATCGACACTAGCGTGCTCGGCCGCCTGGCCCTGGAGCGCCTGCCGCAGATCGAGCAGGTGTTCATCGGTGGGGAAGGCCTCAGCGACCAGGAATTCGCCATCAAGCTGTTCAGTGCCCGTCGCCGTTCGTCCGTGGCCAACGCCCACGACGCCGACCACTACATCTGCAGCTTCTCGCACAAAACCATCATCTACAAAGGCCTGATGATGCCGCGCGATCTGGCGGCGTTCTACCCGGACCTGGGTGACGAGCGCCTGCAAACCGCGATCTGCGTGTTCCACCAGCGCTTCTCCACCAACACCCTGCCGAAATGGCCGCTGGCGCAGCCGTTCCGCTTCCTCGCCCACAACGGCGAGATCAACACCATCACCGGCAACCGCAACTGGGCCATGGCCCGTCGCACCAAGTTCGCCAACGACCTGATCCCCGACCTCGAAGAGCTCGGCCCGCTGGTCAACCGCGTCGGTTCCGATTCCTCCAGCATGGACAACATGCTGGAGCTGATGGTCACCGGCGGTATCGACCTGTTCCGTGGTGTGCGCATGCTGGTACCGCCAGCCTGGCAGAACGTCGAGACCATGGACGCCGACCTGCGCGCCTTCTACGAATACAACTCCATGCACATGGAACCGTGGGATGGCCCGGCCGGTATCGTCATGACCGAAGGCCGCCACGCGGTGTGCCTGCTCGACCGGAACGGTCTGCGCCCGGCGCGCTGGGTGACCACCAAGAACGGCTACATCACCTTGGCCTCGGAAATCGGCGTATGGGACTACAAGCCCGAGGACGTCATCGCCAAGGGCCGTGTCGGCCCGGGCCAGATCTTCGCCGTGGACACCGAAACCGGCCAGATCCTCGACACCGACGCTATCGACAACCGCCTGAAGTCGCGCCACCCGTACAAACGCTGGCTGCGTCAGCATGCCACGCGCATTCAGGCGACGCTGACCGACGACCAGGGCGTGGCCAGCTACGACGCCGACCAGCTCAAGCAATACATGAAGATGTTCCAGGTCACCTTCGAGGAGCGTGACCAGGTGCTGCGCCCGCTCGGCGAGCAGGGCCAGGAAGCGGTCGGCTCGATGGGTGACGACACGCCGATGGCCGTGCTGTCGCAGCGCGTGCGTTCGCCGTACGATTTCTTCCGCCAGCAGTTCGCCCAGGTGACCAACCCGCCGATCGACCCGCTGCGCGAAGCGATCGTCATGTCCCTGGAAATCTGCCTGGGTGCCGAGCGCAACATCTTCCAGGAATCCCCGGAGCACGCTTCGCGGGTAATCCTCAGCTCGCCGGTCATTTCGCCCGCCAAGTGGCGTTCGCTGATGAACCTGGAGCGCGAAGGCTTCGACCGCCAGCTGATCGACCTCAACTATGAAGAGAGCGTCGGCCTGGAAGCGGCCATCCGCAACATCGCCGACCAGGCTGAAGAAGCCGTGCGCGCTGGCAAGACCCAGCTGGTGCTGAGCGACCGCTACATCGCCCCGGGCAAGCTGCCGGTACACGCCTCGCTGGCTGTGGGTGCGGTGCACCACCGCCTGACCGAACAGGGCCTGCGTTGCGACAGCAACATCCTGGTGGAAACCGCCACCGCCCGTGACCCACATCACTTCGCCGTGCTGCTGGGCTTCGGTGCCTCGGCCGTTTATCCGTACCTGGCCTATGAAGTGCTGGCTGATCTGATCCGTACCGGCGAAGTGCTGGGCGACCTGGACGAAGTCTTCAAGTACTACCGCAAGGGCATCTCCAAGGGCCTGCTGAAGATCCTGTCGAAGATGGGTATCTCCACTATCGCCTCGTACCGTGGCGCGCAGCTGTTCGAAGCCATCGGCCTGGCCGAGGAAGTGGTCGGCCTGAGCTTCAAGGGCGTTTCCAGCCGCATCAAGGGTGCGCGTTTCGCAGACCTGGAAAGCGACCAGAAACTGCTGGCAGCCGAAGCCTGGAGCGCGCGCAAGCCGATCCAGCAAGGCGGCCTGCTGAAGTTTGTCCATGGTGGCGAATACCACGCCTACAACCCGGACGTGGTCAACACCCTGCAGGCTGCCGTGCAGCAGGGCGATTACGCCAAGTTCAAGGAATACACCACGCTGGTCGACCAGCGCCCGGTGTCGATGATCCGCGACCTGCTGAAGGTGAAGGTGGCCGACCAGCCGCTGCCGCTGGAGCAGATCGAGCCGCTGGAGGCGATCCTCAAGCGCTTCGACTCTGCCGGTATCTCGCTGGGCGCACTGTCGCCAGAGGCCCACGAAGCGCTGGCCGAGGCGATGAACCGCCTGGGCGCGCGTTCCAACTCCGGTGAGGGCGGTGAAGACCCGTCGCGCTACGGCACCATCAAGAGCTCGAAGATCAAGCAGGTGGCCACCGGCCGCTTTGGCGTGACCCCGGAATACCTGGTCAACGCCGAAGTGCTGCAGATCAAGGTTGCCCAGGGCGCCAAGCCCGGGGAGGGCGGCCAGCTGCCAGGCGGCAAGGTCAACGGCCTGATCGCCAAGCTGCGTTACGCGGTACCGGGCGTGACCCTGATCTCGCCACCGCCGCACCACGACATCTACTCGATCGAAGACCTGGCTCAGCTGATCTACGACCTCAAGCAGGTAAACCCGCAGGCCCTGGTTTCGGTCAAGCTGGTGGCAGAAGCTGGTGTCGGAACCATCGCCGCCGGTGTGGCCAAGGCCTATGCCGACCTGATCACTATCTCCGGCTACGACGGTGGTACCGGTGCTTCGCCGCTGACCTCGATCAAGTACGCCGGCGCCCCATGGGAGCTGGGCTTGGCCGAGACCCACCAGACCCTGCGCGGCAACGACCTGCGCGGCAAGGTGCGGGTACAGACCGACGGCGGCCTGAAGACCGGCCTGGACGTGATCAAGGCGGCCATCCTCGGCGCCGAGAGCTTCGGCTTCGGTACCGCGCCAATGATCGCCCTGGGCTGCAAGTACCTGCGTATCTGCCACCTGAACAACTGCGCCACCGGCGTCGCTACCCAGAACGACAAGCTGCGCAAGGACCACTACATCGGCACCGTCGACATGGTGATCAACTTCTTCACCTTCGTCGCCGAAGAAACCCGTGAGTGGCTGGCCAAGCTGGGCGTGCGCAGCCTCGGCGAGCTGATCGGCCGTACCGACCTGCTCGAGGTGCTGCCAGGTGACACCGAGCGCCAACAGTATCTGGACCTGTCGCCGCTGCTGGGCAGCTCGCACATCCCGGCTGACAAGCCGCAATTCTGCGAAGTCGACAAGAACCCGCCGTTCGACCAGGGCGAGCTGGCCGAGAAGATGGTGGAAATGGCCATGCCGGCCATCCGCGACCAGGCCGGTGGCGAGTTCAACCTCGACATCTGCAACTGCGACCGCTCCATCGGTGCGCGCGTGTCGGGCGAGATCGCCCGCCTGCACGGCAACCAGGGCATGGCTGCGGCGCCGATCACCTTCCGTTTCAAGGGCACCGCGGGCCAGAGCTTCGGCGTGTGGAACGCCGGTGGCCTGAACCTGCACCTGGAAGGTGACGCCAACGACTACGTCGGCAAGGGCATGACCGGTGGCAAGGTCACCATCGTGCCGCCTGCCGGCAGCCCGTTCGAAACCCAGCACAGCGCCATCGTCGGCAACACCTGCCTGTACGGCGCCACTGGCGGCAAGCTGTTTGCCGCGGGTACTGCTGGCGAGCGCTTCGCTGTACGTAACTCCGGCGCCCACGCTGTTGTCGAGGGCACTGGCGATCACTGCTGTGAATACATGACCGGCGGCTTTGTCTGCGTGCTGGGCAAGACCGGTTACAACTTCGGTTCTGGCATGACTGGCGGCTTCGCCTACGTGCTCGACATGGACAATACCTTCGTCGACAAGCTCAACCATGAGCTGGTGGAAATCCAGCGTATCAGTGGTGAAGCGATGGAGGCCTACCGCAGCCACCTGGCGCGGGTCCTTGCCGAGTACGTGGAAGAGACCGGCAGCGAGTGGGGGCGTGAGCTCTCGGAGAACCTGGACGACTACGTGCGGCGCTTCTGGCTGGTCAAGCCGAAGGCAGCCAACCTGAAGCAACTGCTGTCCAGCACCCGTGCCAACCCGCAGTAA
- a CDS encoding secretin N-terminal domain-containing protein, with the protein MKTLKKWALAALLPIPLALAMPCQGEPLSLNFQDVEVRSVLQVLADYAGVNLVASDAVQGSVTLRLEDVPWGQALDLVLRSKGLARRQEGNVLLVAPAAEFAAQSANARVGQALDAQVQPLRRELLPIHHAKAAEMAELLLASLADDGILTGRGSLSVDERTNTLVAYQPADRLAELRQLVAQLDVPVRQVTIEARIVEANVDYEKSLGVRWGGPLYVEAPRPGKELFVDLGVERVGSSIGLGLLRGGVLLDLELSAMEKSGNGEIISQPKVVTADKETARILKGTEVPYQETSKSGATSVAFREASLSLEVTPQITPDNKVIMTVRVTKDEPDYVNALNNVPPIRKNEVNAKVRVADGETIVIGGVYSTSQNNVVDKVPFFGDLPYVGRLFRRDALQEKKSELLVFLTPRIMSDQAIAVSR; encoded by the coding sequence ATGAAAACATTGAAAAAATGGGCACTGGCAGCGTTGCTGCCGATCCCGCTGGCGCTGGCGATGCCTTGTCAGGGTGAACCGCTGTCGTTGAACTTCCAGGATGTGGAAGTGCGTTCGGTGCTGCAGGTGCTGGCTGACTATGCCGGCGTCAACCTGGTCGCCAGCGATGCTGTGCAGGGTAGCGTCACCTTGCGCCTGGAGGATGTGCCATGGGGCCAGGCGCTGGACCTGGTACTGCGCAGCAAGGGCCTGGCCCGGCGCCAGGAGGGTAATGTGCTGTTGGTGGCGCCTGCGGCCGAGTTTGCCGCTCAGTCTGCCAATGCACGTGTGGGCCAGGCGCTGGATGCGCAGGTGCAACCGTTGCGTCGGGAACTGTTGCCCATCCATCACGCCAAGGCCGCCGAAATGGCGGAGTTGCTGCTGGCGAGCCTGGCGGATGACGGTATTCTCACCGGGCGGGGTAGCCTGAGTGTCGATGAACGCACCAATACCCTGGTGGCATACCAGCCCGCCGACCGCCTCGCCGAGTTGCGGCAACTGGTGGCGCAGCTGGACGTGCCAGTGCGGCAGGTGACAATAGAGGCGCGTATCGTCGAGGCCAACGTCGATTACGAGAAAAGCCTGGGGGTACGTTGGGGTGGGCCTCTGTACGTTGAAGCCCCGCGGCCGGGCAAGGAGTTGTTCGTCGACCTTGGAGTGGAGCGCGTGGGCAGCAGCATCGGCCTGGGCCTGCTGCGCGGCGGCGTGCTGCTCGACCTGGAGCTCAGCGCCATGGAAAAGAGCGGCAATGGTGAAATCATCTCGCAGCCCAAGGTAGTCACCGCCGACAAGGAAACGGCCAGGATCCTCAAGGGCACCGAGGTGCCGTACCAGGAAACCAGCAAGAGTGGCGCCACCTCGGTCGCGTTCCGCGAAGCCTCGCTGTCGCTGGAAGTGACCCCGCAGATCACTCCGGACAACAAGGTGATCATGACCGTCAGGGTGACCAAGGACGAGCCGGATTACGTCAATGCCTTGAACAACGTACCGCCGATTCGCAAGAACGAGGTCAATGCCAAGGTTCGCGTGGCGGACGGCGAAACCATCGTGATCGGTGGCGTGTACTCGACTTCGCAAAACAATGTGGTCGACAAGGTGCCATTTTTCGGCGATCTGCCGTATGTTGGGCGGCTGTTTCGACGCGATGCATTACAAGAGAAAAAATCCGAGCTGCTGGTCTTCCTGACTCCGCGTATCATGAGTGACCAGGCGATTGCTGTGAGTCGTTGA